CGATCCATCTGGGCTTCAGGCAAAGGGTAGGTTCCGCTGGTTTCAACCGGATTTTGGGTGGCAATCACAAAAAAAGGCTCTTCCAATGGTTTGAGTTGTCCATCGATGCTGACCTGAGATTCAGCCATTGCCTCAAGCAACGCTGATTGGGTGCGTGGGGATGCACGATTGATTTCATCGGCTAGCAAGACATTGGTAAAAACAGGCCCCTCGTGAAAAGTAAAATTTTGATCTTTCTGATTAAAAATCGAAACGCCCAGAATGTCAGACGGCAACAAGTCCGGTGTAAACTGAATGCGCTTAAACTTAACCGCCATCGATTTCGCTATTGCTTTTGCCAGTGTTGTTTTACCGGTTCCAGGATAGTCTTCTATCAGGATATGACCACCACTGGCAAAGGCACTGATAATTATTCGAATGGCGTCAGATTGTCCGCGGATGACTTTCTCAATATTGGTGACGATGCGCTCACAGATGTCTTTGACAGATTCCATTTTCCCATATCCCATCCGGTTGCAAAGCCCGGCGCGTTAGACAGGGCAGCGTGCCAGCCCTGCATCCCATCCTAAATGGTTGGTCTCAAAACCCTTTTTCAATCATATCATATTCTTTGCATAATGTGGGAAAATCGGATAACGGCGCGAGTATAGCTAACAAAAATTTTGTTGCGCACCTATCCATGACGGCGCGTCACCTTAGAATGCTGCACGCTGGCGCTATTGAACGCGTTGATGAATGGCTTGAGCGTAGAACGAAACCGATTAGAATCTGAAACCGGAGATTAAATGAAAAAATACATAGTAAAGACCACCGGCGACACCAATCAATCCTATTATGAGAGATAAAATGCGGCGACGATTGGCGCGGCGTTCCCTGATCTGCTCTTTCTCATTCAGATAACCGATAGCGGTATCGATCACTGTTTTGCGCAGCGCGAGAATGGATGGTTTTCTGCAGTGCGGGCATAACTCCAGGAAGCTGCCCAGATCCCGGGTTTCATAATGGTATCGACTGACATATTGATGCGGTGTGCTGATGGTTTGATCAATTTTTTTTTGAGGCTTACCCTCTATAAGGATCAAAGACCTCTCTTCTGAGGCCACCCCGGGTTCGACATCCAGCACCGACGCCTCATCGGTTTTTAATTTTTTGGCTTCCATGAGACCCACCTCTGACGAATTGATTAGCGTTTGAATTCCCCTAGATTTGAATTTTGCAGAAATCATGCCAATACCCGAATAAATTATATCTGATGCGATCATGGGCTGTTACGAATAATAGGAACCCTTTTACTCAGATGATTTTGAGAACTAAACGAAATAAAAATGGGCAGGATTTTTCATATTTTTAAAGGGTTATATAGATTTCAATATGAATAGTTTCATGGCTAAAGCTATGGATCAAAATGACCGATAATTCAATTCAGCAGTTATATGTTCGTGCTAGATGAAACAGTTCATCAACCGAGTGACGGCTGCTAAATCTATTAGGCTGCGTAAGGAGAACGGCAATGGCAATTCCCCAGCATCTGGAAGTCCTCAACAAGGGCGTCTCAGCTTGGAATCAATGGCGCACAGAAAATGCCGATACCGAACCCGATTTGGCGGGTTCCAACTTGAGCAAAGCGGATCTGAAAGGCGCCAATTTAAGCGAAACCGATTTAAGGTGGGCAGATTTGACCTGGGCCAATTTGGGTGGCGCCAACCTCAATCGTGCTGACTTGCGGCGAGCAAACCTCAGTCGTGCAATTTTTAATATGGCCAATTTGAGCGAAGCCAACCTTAGTGAAACGTACCTCAGCGGGGCTGACTTAAGTGAGGCTGACTTAAAACGAGCGATATTTATACGCTCGGATTTGGCCAGCGCAGACCTCAGCAACGCGGATTGCCAGCGGGCCGACTTCAGATGGGCCTATCTTATTAAGGCCATTTTTAACAACGCCAATCTCACGGGTGCCAATTTGATCGAAGCCAATCTGACGAAAGCTGAACTAAAACGCAGCAACCTCAGTGAAGTTTTTGTTGCTTGGAGCTGTTTCGGTGATAACAATCTGAGTGAGACGATCGGTCTGAATGCGGTCAAGCATTTCGGGCCTTCAACCATCGGAATCGACACGGTTTATCGTTCGCGAGGTAACATTCCTAAGGAATTTCTCCAGGGGGCCGGTGTGCCGGAACATTTTATTTCCTATACCAGTTATTTGAATGAAAAAGCCTTTAAGTATAACAGCTGTTTTATCAGTTTTTCGGGTAACGATCGCAATTTTATCGATAAAATCGGTGACGACTTGCAACGCGAAGGTATCCGCTGCTGGTATGCGCCCGAAGAAATGAAGATGGGAGATGCCATTCGGCAACAGGTCGATCAGTTAATCCGCATTCAGGATAAACTGATAGTGGTACTCTCAAAATTTTCAGTCGAAAGTCAGTGGATTCAAAAAGAGGTGGAAGCAGCCATCGAGGAAGAACACAATCGCAACCGGTCTGTTTTATTTCCGTTGCGTTTGGATAATGGCCGCATGGATGCTGAAAAGGAATGGCTAGAAAATCTTCAAAAAACCCATGAAATTTATGATTTTACGGCCTGGCGGAACTGGGAGGCGTATTTTACCCAATTTAATCGCTTGGTCGAAAATTTGAAAGCGGAATAGGGTGAAGATATAAAAAACGGTCAACAGTCAATAAGCATCACCGAAAACAGAAACGCACAAGGAAGTATGGAAAGGCTGGAACACCCCCCGGCGCCTTGCGGTAGCCGGCTTCCTTGCGCACGTTTAAAATATCCTACATTGTGGTATATGTCAAGTTAGATCCCTGTAATTAATCCCACTTTACGCTTCTCTGCACTTTTTTGTATGAATCGATCCGGATCGCGCAAGATTTTTTTCATTATCAAAATCAAGTGATATCAGCAAATTGGCTTAAGAATATCCATAAATTGCCGATAATACCTTTTGGAATCCGCAGACCAGACTGCAAACAGGAAAATGAAAATGGATAGAACTGAAAAAACATCCGAAGACATCCAACAATCTGACCCATCTGAGGCCAAAACAGAGGAATCTGTCCAAGACTTTGATAATGGAAAAATTGAACCATTTGATGATGAATCAGCAGATCATGAAAGTAATGGTTTAGATAATTCAGGGCCGGATTCTGAACCAATACCAACCACAAAAAATCCGGCTGAAAACGCTGACCAAACTCTGGTTCAAGAACAGCCGCTTGAATCAAATCAAGAAACTGGCGACGGTTCAGAAGGTCAAAACGCTGAGTTGGCCGCAGACGATCATGAAAAAGACGCGACCGATTCAAGCAACCAAACCAATGAGACTGCAACAGTTGCCAATGCAGCCGATTCAATCGCAACAGACCCGGTTCCTGAAAAGACTGACATTCCAGATCAAGCGCCAGAAGATGCCACTGCCTCCCCGGCTGAAGCGTCCGGTGACGAAAAAGCAGATGAGATCGATATCGTTGAGGCGCCGGAAGAGCAGGTCAGTGTCGATGACCTCAACGATCCCAATCAAGAAGAATCGGATGTCAAACATGAGAGCGCACCAGAAGCGGACGTTGAAAATACGGAATTAAAAGCTGAAGCAACCGATACCAGTAATGTTGAAGAAGCGGTGTCTGCAACATCCGAAGCAGTTGATCAGGAGGCGAATAAGACCGATGAGGCGCAGGGATCGTCGGCGGAAGAAACAGAATCAGACCACCCAATTGAACCGTTACCCAGCGAAAACACAGATGATGCCCCAGCCGACCCGGCCAAAGATGACGAAGAACATCAAACGGGTACAAATGAAAAAGAAAATGATCCGGATTCTGCAGAAAATATCCCCGAAACGGATGATACAATTAAAGCGCCTACAGAAACAGCTGATGAACTTACAATGTTGGATACAGAAGGGGAAGATGTCGCAGCAGAACAGGAAGCCGCGCAAGATGAGGGGGGCGACCCAAAAACGAAAACGGAATCATCAGACGAAAACGTTGAAGAGGAAACAGCCGCAACAGCACCCGAAAACCAATCCGCAACTGATGACGAAACGCTTGAAGATGACGCGGAAGAAAATGATCTGCAGACACCTGATGCCAGAACATCATTGGTGAAAATAGCGGTATCCGCAGTTTTAATTATTGCTCTTTTTTCAGGCTTTTTTATTTTCGATAATAAATCAAAACCCAAAACGAGCCCAAAAGATGCGCAACAGATGCAAACGATACACCCTCAGCCGGCAAAGGTCGAAAGAAAAGAAATTCGTGAAATTCAATCGCTGGTAACGCCCAGTATATACGACGACTCGATAAATGAGATCAGCACCCTCAGAGACACCTTGCTCAAAAAAAAAGCTGAAATACTGGCACTTAAAAAAAGATATCAGCAAAGCATTGAGGAACAGGAAAAAGAAATTTTAGATGCACAACATAACACCGATATACAGACCTTTCTTGAAGCCACCGCTCATCATCGAATCGTTTTCAGTCTAAAGACCATCCAGCGGCGTCAAGCCTATATTGGCCAGTTGGAAAGGCCTCTCGCATGGGTATCAGGCGCCTGTGAGGACCTGTTGTTCATAAAACGGCGCGTGATGATGGATCTTCAGCTGTCTGCAGTTGCCAGTGGCATTGATATGGATCAGCACGTACAGGAGATGCATCGGGCGCTTCAGAAATACCGGCCCACTGCTGACAAACTTGCTATTGATCCAACAGACGCACGCCTGGAATCCATTGAAACGATTTGGGAGCAGATCCAAAACAAGCAGGATAAAGTGTCACCCCAACCGGTTTATTCTAAAAACCAGATTATATCCGCCGAAATTTGTGCAGGTGATTTTTCTCGTATCGGAGAGCTATCCGTAATTTCAGCAGCAACGGCAGAATGCATCACAGAGATGCAGGGTTCAGATCTTTTCTTGAATCAGATCAGCGAAATCTCTCCAGGCGCTGCCAGGCAACTGTGCCAGTGGAAAGGTAGCTGGATCTGCATGAACGGAATCAAGGCCCTGTCACCACGGGTGGCCCATTATCTATTTCAATGGGATGGCAACTGGATTTCGTTAAATGGACTGACTGAATTTCCCGCTGAAATCGCCGAAACACTATTGCACTGGCACGGCGGTCAATTAGAGCTAATGGGTTTGCAGGATACGCCTGATGCTCACGCACAGATCGGAATAGAATATCTGGCACAGTGGGAGCGATCGGGCGGCAAATTATTTGTTCCCAAACAGCTTAGAGAAAAAATAGACGCTTTGCACCGACGTTATGGCTGATGTTTTTACAGCGCACAGGAGCTCAAATGAAACCGTTTGTATTTGCTAAATGGTACCTGGTGATCATCTTGTTGTCGATAACAACCATATCGGTGGCATCCAGCGGTCTCAAAAAAAATACCCTGAAAGTAAAAATAAACGAAATATCAATGTTGCGGGTGATAATAATTGATAAAATCGACCAAGCAATTGAAATGCGGCATGACCTGGAAAAGCATCTGGCTGAATTGCAAGTGGAAATCCGCTCTGAACAGATCCGCACCGAAATCATTTCACATGAGGCGGCTTTGCAAAATTTGCGCATCCGATACAATCTTAGCTTAGTGCAAACCCTGCAGGCTTATATAACGCTGCTAAACGAACGCATTGATTATTTCCAAACCGGCAATGAGCGCTTAAAATTTTTGATCGATCAAATCCATGATGATCTGGCCATCATTGACATCTTAAAGGATATGGAAATCCAAAATCTCATCGATCGCATCGATATGGTGTTGAATGAGTTTGTTCCCGAAACTCAGAAACAGATCATCAACGCAACCCAAATCAGCCTCCAGCCCTCTGAATATGTTTGGGAGATTGTTTCCCTCAAACCCAACTCACCTTAACTTTGCATGAAAATTAAGGCGAAGTAGGATAACAGCTAAACTTTGTTCGCTAACAACAGGCTCTCCCAACAACTGATACTTACAGACTCTAAAGGATGGGAACGATTTTATCGCATTAATTTTCACCCGATGGGCGAGCGGGAGACATTCATCGGTCCGCCTCAGGCGGATTATTTAGAGCGAGGCATAGTTATACTATAGCCTCGCCCTAAAGTGCCTTGCATATGAAAGTCTCCCGCTCGTGCAACATCCAGGTAAACCCACAACAGCAAATCTAAATTTATCGAAATGAAGAATGGCATTGAAAGCTGGGGGAGGGTGCCTATCTTTTTTATGGTCAGTATGGTGCACCGTATTTAGGAGGTGATGGTAATGAAAACTCGATTGATCCAGACATTTGGTTGCTTGTTCATCCTGGTGTTCTGCATTTTAGGAACTGTCCCGGCTGCCGGAAAGGGCTCAACCATAACCGAGCAATTTTTCAACGGCCACATGTGGGCGCTGTTGAGCGACTCCCAGAAAACAACGCATTTGACGGGTATACAGGAAGGTATTCAGTTGTGTTTGTCTCAGATAAAAGCCGATCTTCTGGTTCCGCCGGCCCTCATGCACTCGATGCACGAATCCGGTGTGTTTGAGCGGCGCAGATTGCTGTTCAGTATGCAAGGTATCAGCGGTATCTCAAAGCGCATCAATGGTTTCTATCGTGATGCTGACAATTTGTCCATTCCAATTATTGAGGCTTACCGGCATGTTACCCTGGCGTTAAATTTTGCCGAGCCCCAGGAAATCGCTGACGACTTAGCCCGGCTCAAGTTGAGATACAAAACCACTAATTAATATAAACTATTGAAATTAAATAATAATATTTAATCAAACTTGTCATGCGCCTTGATTTAAGCTATGATAATAGTGTTGCCCCCCTAGCAGGAAAGGCTTGCGTTTAAAACAAGGTGAACGAGGCGAGTTTGATGAAAATATGCGCAGTGCTAAGCAGTGTTCTGATACTGATGTTGAACAGCATGGCCTGTTCAGGCCCTAATATAACCATAGAAGAAGAAAATGTGCTGGCTGCCCTATCCAATATCCAGCAAGGTTTGGAAAACAATGTCAGTTACGAAGAATTTATGCAATTGCTGGATCAAGCGAAGCTTGAGATCGATCGACTCAAAACCAGTGCAGAAAACAATGCTTGTTTTATGGGCGCTGTTAGAAATTGCTATTCTTTTTATAATACCGGTGGGAAGGCCTGGCGGCAAAAAATGAACACAACCGACGAGGCTCGCAAAAACGACATGGACCTAACCCTGTCTGTCCTGCAATCCCGAGCGGCGCTTAACATCCAACTGGCAGGCAATTGCTACAATAATTAAACCCCTCCCTGAGCCCAAATCACAACCTCGACCGATGTCCGTGTTGAACCCCATCTACCCGCTCAAAGTTTATCTGTCTGCACATAAAAAATAGTGCGTCACGGCTTAGAGCGACGGTTTCGGATCATCTAGCTGCTGTAAAAATTCTCTGAACCATGGCGGGTTTTGCAGAATGATGTACACCAGAAAGATAGCCGTAAGGGGAAGAAAAAAAACAACCAGATCCAATACCAGTATAAGTGCACAAATCAGAATGCGTTGCTTGGTGCTCATAACTTCCTTATCTCTGCTTTGTTTTCATTTGCATTCACGATCCGGGTCGGCGCGCCGAGATGAGACCCAGCGGCATCTTGGAAGTGCATTCGGCAGGCATTAAATATCGGGTGTGAATCAGCAGACCTAAAGAGGTTGATCTTAAAGAAGCCCTTTGTCTTTCAAGATGGACATCGATCTTTGACCGATGGTGGTGACCTGGGTCAGTGCCTGAGTAAGGTGGTAACCCGCTTCATGCGCGACACCGGAATTGATCATCACCAACGCTGTATCAATGCTTTTTTCAATTTCCGGCCAGAGTTCATGGGGCGCTGCTTTTTTGCAGATCAGTATCTCGCTGCCCACCATGTCGACCACCGCTTTAATGATTTTTTCAGCCCCGGGTTTATCGGCTTCAGGTAGCGCTTTGTAAAGTTCCACGGCTTGCGTGATCCAAATCAGACCACCCTTGATTTTTTCACTCTGCGAAAAAGTGGTAATGGCATCTGGGGTTTTCATAAACGCGCTACCTTTCTAAAACTTATCTAAAAAAAGTTGTCCTTTTGAGTCCGCCATTGCTGGATTAGATGCACTTTTGAAATAGATTTTACCGCCGATTGATCATCGCCGCCACATACCCCGCACCAAAACCGTTATCGATATTGACGACCGCAACATTGGAGCTGCAACTGTTGAGCATCGCAAACAGCGCGGTTAGACCACCGAGGCTGACGCCGTAGCCGACACTGGTGGGTACGGCAATCACGGGCCGGCTGACCATACCAGCAACAACACTGGGCAAAGCGCCCTCCATTCCAGCAACAACCACCAGCACAGATGCCGATTCAATTGCTTCACGGTGACCCAACAAACGATGAATGCCCGATACGCCCACATCATATATGGTTTCCACCTTGTTGCCCATAGCAGCGGCGGTCAAATAGGCTTCTTTGGCCACAGGAATGTCAGATGTGCCGGCTGATATAATAAGAATGGTGCCGCGACCGATAATCTGCGGCTTTTTGAGCATCCACACGATCATGCGGGCATCGGGATGATAAATCGCATCCGGAAAGCGGGCAATTACGGCATCTGCTTTTTGCGGTCCAATACGCGTCACCAGCAAAATATTTTCCTGACGCATCATTTTATCCATTATGCCGATCACCTGGTCTGCAGTTTTTCCCTCACCAAAGATCACTTCTGGAAACCCTTTGCGCAAAGAGCGGTGATGATCCACATGCGCAAATTCAATATCCTCAAAATTCAGATGGCGCAGTTTTTCAAGCGCATCTTTAACGGATAATTGGCCGCCGGCCACTGATTTTAAAATAGTTGTCAGCAATTGATGGTCCATGCTATTCCTTGATTTCCTGCTCTGTGATGCTGCCGGTCCCCTGTGAAGTCGCGCCCCCACTGGATCTTGGAGAAAAGGTGGGTGCCTGCGCTAATTTTTCCAGATCCTTTATTTTTCTGAGCATTGAATCAATGCGTTTGTCCATAGCCGATTTGGTTACATCAAGGTCGCGCTGGAAGCTTTTGCGTGCCTTCAACAACTCCAGTTGTAAAGCATCTTTATCTAATTTTTTATTGGACACCGTCGACAGTTCGGACTGAATGCGCGTTAAGTCGCTTAAGGCTTTGTCTACATTGGTCGAGATCGCGGAGAGTCGCTGCTGCATGTCCTTATCCAATGACGCCACTT
This genomic stretch from Desulfobacterales bacterium harbors:
- a CDS encoding MoxR family ATPase gives rise to the protein MESVKDICERIVTNIEKVIRGQSDAIRIIISAFASGGHILIEDYPGTGKTTLAKAIAKSMAVKFKRIQFTPDLLPSDILGVSIFNQKDQNFTFHEGPVFTNVLLADEINRASPRTQSALLEAMAESQVSIDGQLKPLEEPFFVIATQNPVETSGTYPLPEAQMDRFALRFSLGYIPLEEEMEVLSDQRQSHPIHDLAPCISKEDVVLLRNQVKQVRISDELREYAVKIVRATRSAEHVAMGASPRASLALMKTAQALALFDGSEFVVPEHIQEIAVPVIAHRIVMHPQARFAGLTAEQLVDDTVKKINVPA
- a CDS encoding toll/interleukin-1 receptor domain-containing protein, which translates into the protein MAIPQHLEVLNKGVSAWNQWRTENADTEPDLAGSNLSKADLKGANLSETDLRWADLTWANLGGANLNRADLRRANLSRAIFNMANLSEANLSETYLSGADLSEADLKRAIFIRSDLASADLSNADCQRADFRWAYLIKAIFNNANLTGANLIEANLTKAELKRSNLSEVFVAWSCFGDNNLSETIGLNAVKHFGPSTIGIDTVYRSRGNIPKEFLQGAGVPEHFISYTSYLNEKAFKYNSCFISFSGNDRNFIDKIGDDLQREGIRCWYAPEEMKMGDAIRQQVDQLIRIQDKLIVVLSKFSVESQWIQKEVEAAIEEEHNRNRSVLFPLRLDNGRMDAEKEWLENLQKTHEIYDFTAWRNWEAYFTQFNRLVENLKAE
- the larB gene encoding nickel pincer cofactor biosynthesis protein LarB, which encodes MDHQLLTTILKSVAGGQLSVKDALEKLRHLNFEDIEFAHVDHHRSLRKGFPEVIFGEGKTADQVIGIMDKMMRQENILLVTRIGPQKADAVIARFPDAIYHPDARMIVWMLKKPQIIGRGTILIISAGTSDIPVAKEAYLTAAAMGNKVETIYDVGVSGIHRLLGHREAIESASVLVVVAGMEGALPSVVAGMVSRPVIAVPTSVGYGVSLGGLTALFAMLNSCSSNVAVVNIDNGFGAGYVAAMINRR